A genomic stretch from Flavobacterium sp. KS-LB2 includes:
- a CDS encoding MBG domain-containing protein, with translation MKKNFTFILLGLLCIFSTNVSASLSPGDLAVIGMNAGPDGYSTPTIFTDPTRQFAIVALAAIPANEEIFITDCGWLNGSPGSFISQNFDGTIKFVPSAVIPAGTVMIFKLDTSTASKTISVSEPDGTVVPTTELTTSGWVSTGVSSPWNKDTGDQLLIYQGSATTPTFIFAFNNITTTAINSSNGWSYDPGTTSCSCFLKTSSGYCELPSTLPVGNSIGFFTSRTARFPNISYSPLAGMTSGSKADWLADIITPSRWTSSSSADTPQNFYAGFGAGKQKSFTIGSPTATDCTISATLTDVSTQSENFYDLLGQSFTACQSGKLSKIRVLYNEDSNPFDRTLTIRQGSGLSGNLLGTITIPKTSLVVATTGTDFTTIDVSSLNISVTSGQAYTFSFEGSDANKITLYYGNRSSPNVYESFYAGGVLYQDGVAKNNFDLIFEVEIVPGSAPTNTAPTNITLSSSSINENIAANSTVGTLSSTDADSGNTFTYTLISGTGDTDNGAFNIIGNELKIIASPDFQTKSSYSIRIRTTGQGGLSFEKNYTITINDLAEGVLLSSSPTLTFTSNSTAITVDNIASDGEGGSQAIADIDIKIYNISDSNGTFVSPLSWENSTFMSTISGSYSGLTNKNNAGSKGMAIKSADGSEFKLNQFEYHNWGESASFTNTVKGFRNGNEVASTTFEGYNSAAFDPITIFLNSSFSNVDEVRFYITSGGYLENQSSTNHSVNSIKVGPPVPTGNNAPTATSVSISGTHTIGQTLTGTYTYTDAENNTESGTTFKWYRSDNSSGLNKTAIASATSVTYTLVSADADKYISFEVTPGDGTAFGTAVESSKLGAVVSGSTGYQAIYDFENLGNNNTSFTSSTVNFTLTGNFIGQNIRDYGSDSPPSAGYTDTGFGADLSGNVGGLKTNNHEIFKLVSIDVWPSANAGSQPVLPYGTQIKIIGKRNGLQVAEGTYTSVTFNQTPDALGGNWHRVFVTGTLSSTDIDEFAVELLGTQNYMAVDQFSYKELRSAPTSTPPTVANPSNGSLISTTAPTYIGTATADATVTVYVDGASLGTTTATGGNWSLTQPAALAKGSHTVYATAQVIGNAVSANSTTNTFTVDSQGPSVVITSTAGATGGSTSTSPIPFTVTFSETVTGFVAGDITPANATISGFSGSGTTYTFYATPATNGVVTINIATNVAQDDATNSNTATSQFSITYTQTVISTATASQTNVSCNGGTNGSASVTPTGGASGYTYSWSPSGGTAATATGLAAGSYTVTVTDANGSTATRNFTITQPPAFSTATASQTNVSCNGGSNGSASVSPSGGAPGYTYSWSPSGGTAPTASGLSAGSYTVTVTDANGCSATRNFTITQPPAFSTATASQTNVSCNGGSNGSASVSPSGGTPGYTYFWSPSGGTAATASGLAAGSYTVTVTDANGCSATRNFTITQPPAFSTATASQTNVSCNGGSNGSASVSPSGGTPGYTYSWSPSGGTAATASGLSAGSYTVTVTDANGCSATRNFTITQPPAFSISTASQTNVSCNGGSNGSASVSPSGGAPGYTYSWSPSGGTAATASGLSAGSYTVTVTDANGCSATRNFTITQPPAFSISTASQTNVSYNGGSNGSASVAVSGGTAGYTYSWAPSGGTAATATGLSAGTYTVMVTDANACTATQSFTITEPSALMANPVAQTNLSCNGGTNGSATVAVSGGTAGYTYSWTPSGGTAATATGLSAGTYTVTVTDANACTATQSFTITEPSALVATPSAQTNVSCNAGSNGSVTVAVSGGSGPYTYSWAPSGGTAPTATGLSVGTYTVTVTDANACTASQSFTITQPSELSFTTTTLPGYDYGTLYTQTLNASGGIGTKTYTVTVGSLPSGFVLASNGTITGTSTQVADSNFTVTATDENSCTTSKSYILKLNQIPITVIPTPSQTKVYGQNDPILKFNVIPNLLPGDTFTGNLTRTAGENIGSYAINQGTLSAGDKYLITYLGANFSITAKPITVTANAKTKVYGTVDPTLTYSFSPSLVSGDTFTGALTRVVGENVGTYTINQNTLALNANYSITFVDATFSITKADQLITWNQIFDLGCEGETTVVLTATSNTGLPVSYTSSNSNSVSVSGNALNLLNYGSVTITASQLGNNNYKPAPIVVLPLVNRQPNLIRKQFEDIIFFDNSSRSFKSYSWYKNGALVPSQTNQYFKENGALNGTYYAVATKLDGTLITTCPLTLSPTVEEEYIRIAPNPVRGNADFQLITNVSSSRLQNARIEMFNAIGSLLLTVNTNQNTVDLKAPNVQGIYIVKMTLANGKYFTKNLLVKN, from the coding sequence ATGAAAAAAAACTTTACTTTTATTTTATTAGGACTGCTTTGTATTTTCTCAACAAATGTTAGTGCATCTTTATCTCCAGGGGATTTGGCCGTTATAGGAATGAATGCCGGACCAGATGGCTATAGTACTCCGACTATATTTACGGATCCAACGCGTCAATTTGCAATTGTTGCATTGGCTGCTATACCAGCTAATGAAGAAATCTTTATTACTGATTGCGGTTGGTTAAACGGATCCCCAGGCAGTTTCATAAGTCAGAATTTTGATGGAACTATTAAGTTTGTTCCGTCAGCGGTGATTCCAGCGGGTACTGTGATGATATTCAAACTGGATACCAGCACTGCAAGTAAGACAATTAGTGTGTCTGAACCAGATGGTACAGTGGTACCCACCACTGAACTTACAACGAGTGGTTGGGTATCAACCGGGGTTTCGTCACCTTGGAATAAGGATACTGGCGATCAGTTATTGATCTATCAAGGCAGTGCCACTACACCCACATTTATTTTTGCCTTTAACAACATAACCACCACTGCAATCAATAGTTCTAACGGTTGGTCTTATGATCCTGGCACCACTAGTTGTAGTTGTTTTCTTAAAACTAGTTCAGGATATTGTGAATTGCCGAGTACTTTGCCAGTTGGAAATTCTATAGGTTTCTTTACGTCTAGAACAGCAAGATTTCCTAATATAAGCTATAGTCCACTAGCTGGTATGACCAGTGGCTCGAAAGCAGATTGGCTCGCAGATATTATTACTCCAAGTAGGTGGACTTCATCTTCAAGTGCAGATACACCACAAAATTTTTATGCTGGATTTGGTGCCGGTAAACAGAAAAGTTTTACCATAGGTTCGCCTACAGCCACTGATTGTACAATTTCTGCCACATTAACAGATGTATCTACTCAAAGTGAAAATTTTTACGATCTTTTAGGACAAAGTTTTACAGCTTGCCAGAGTGGTAAGCTCTCTAAAATTAGAGTATTGTATAATGAGGATTCAAATCCTTTTGATCGTACATTAACAATTAGACAGGGGAGTGGTTTGTCTGGAAATTTATTAGGAACAATCACAATACCTAAAACTTCTCTAGTGGTTGCTACAACTGGTACAGATTTTACAACTATTGACGTTTCTTCTCTGAATATTTCAGTAACTAGCGGGCAGGCTTATACATTTAGCTTTGAGGGATCGGATGCTAACAAAATTACTTTGTATTATGGTAATCGATCATCGCCTAATGTATATGAGAGTTTTTATGCAGGAGGTGTCTTGTATCAAGATGGTGTCGCCAAGAATAATTTTGACCTTATTTTTGAAGTTGAAATTGTGCCGGGTTCAGCTCCAACCAACACTGCTCCAACCAACATTACGCTTTCTTCTAGTTCTATCAACGAAAATATAGCAGCAAATTCAACTGTAGGAACATTATCTTCTACCGATGCAGATTCCGGAAACACATTTACTTATACCCTAATTTCAGGAACAGGAGACACTGATAATGGAGCTTTTAATATTATTGGCAACGAATTAAAAATCATTGCAAGTCCTGATTTCCAAACTAAATCTTCTTATTCTATTCGTATAAGAACGACAGGTCAAGGTGGTTTAAGTTTTGAAAAAAATTATACAATTACAATCAACGATCTAGCAGAAGGAGTTTTACTAAGTAGTTCACCTACATTGACATTTACGAGTAATTCAACAGCTATTACTGTTGATAATATTGCCAGTGATGGAGAAGGTGGATCGCAAGCTATAGCTGATATTGATATTAAAATTTATAATATTTCTGATAGTAATGGAACATTTGTAAGTCCTTTATCTTGGGAAAACAGCACTTTTATGAGCACTATTTCTGGATCTTATTCAGGATTAACCAATAAAAATAATGCAGGTTCTAAAGGAATGGCAATTAAATCTGCTGATGGAAGTGAGTTTAAACTTAATCAATTTGAATATCATAATTGGGGCGAATCAGCTTCCTTTACTAATACTGTAAAAGGATTTAGAAATGGTAACGAAGTTGCTTCAACTACCTTTGAAGGATATAATAGTGCTGCTTTTGATCCTATAACAATTTTTCTAAATTCATCATTTAGTAATGTTGACGAAGTACGTTTCTATATTACTTCGGGAGGATATTTAGAAAACCAATCTTCGACAAATCATAGCGTTAATTCTATAAAGGTTGGTCCACCAGTGCCTACGGGAAATAATGCACCAACAGCTACCTCGGTTTCTATTTCCGGTACACATACTATAGGACAAACTCTAACAGGAACCTATACTTATACAGATGCAGAAAATAATACCGAGAGTGGCACTACGTTTAAATGGTACCGTTCGGATAATAGCTCCGGATTAAATAAAACAGCTATAGCATCTGCAACATCTGTCACTTATACCCTAGTTTCAGCTGATGCCGATAAATACATCAGCTTTGAAGTAACACCAGGGGACGGAACTGCTTTTGGTACAGCAGTAGAGAGTAGTAAATTAGGCGCAGTAGTTTCCGGCTCAACAGGGTATCAGGCGATTTATGATTTTGAGAACTTAGGAAATAACAATACAAGTTTTACTTCTTCTACTGTAAACTTCACATTAACCGGCAATTTTATTGGTCAAAATATTCGAGATTATGGCTCTGATAGTCCGCCGTCTGCGGGATACACGGATACAGGGTTCGGAGCGGATCTTTCCGGAAATGTAGGCGGGTTAAAAACCAACAATCATGAGATCTTTAAATTGGTTTCTATTGATGTTTGGCCATCTGCCAATGCGGGTTCTCAACCTGTTTTACCTTATGGAACCCAAATAAAAATTATTGGTAAACGCAATGGTTTACAAGTTGCCGAAGGAACTTATACTTCTGTAACATTTAATCAAACTCCGGATGCTTTGGGAGGGAATTGGCATCGTGTTTTTGTAACTGGAACGTTGTCTTCTACAGATATTGACGAGTTTGCTGTAGAATTATTGGGTACTCAGAACTATATGGCTGTTGACCAGTTTTCTTATAAAGAGTTAAGGTCAGCACCAACTAGCACCCCTCCAACAGTAGCCAACCCTTCCAATGGCAGTTTAATCAGTACGACCGCCCCAACTTATATAGGAACTGCAACGGCAGATGCAACCGTTACGGTTTATGTAGATGGAGCATCTTTAGGTACTACGACAGCAACAGGCGGGAACTGGTCACTTACGCAGCCGGCAGCACTGGCAAAAGGTTCGCATACGGTTTATGCGACTGCACAGGTAATTGGTAATGCAGTGAGCGCAAACAGTACAACCAATACTTTTACGGTTGACTCGCAGGGTCCATCCGTTGTGATTACGAGTACTGCAGGTGCTACTGGCGGATCAACCAGTACTTCACCAATTCCATTTACAGTTACTTTTTCGGAGACGGTAACCGGATTTGTAGCAGGAGATATTACACCAGCAAATGCCACCATCAGTGGATTTTCAGGAAGCGGAACAACTTATACTTTTTATGCCACGCCAGCGACGAATGGCGTAGTAACGATCAACATTGCGACTAACGTAGCGCAGGATGACGCCACAAATAGCAACACCGCTACAAGTCAGTTCTCAATTACCTATACTCAAACAGTCATCAGCACGGCAACAGCTTCACAAACTAATGTATCTTGTAATGGCGGAACAAATGGTTCTGCTTCAGTAACTCCAACTGGTGGAGCATCAGGTTATACTTATTCTTGGTCCCCTTCGGGCGGAACGGCTGCTACAGCGACCGGTCTGGCTGCGGGAAGTTATACGGTAACAGTAACCGATGCTAACGGATCTACGGCAACACGTAATTTCACAATCACCCAGCCACCAGCATTTAGTACTGCAACAGCTTCACAAACCAATGTATCTTGTAATGGTGGTTCGAATGGTTCGGCTTCAGTTTCTCCTTCTGGCGGTGCACCAGGTTATACTTATTCTTGGTCACCTTCTGGTGGAACGGCTCCTACAGCTTCAGGACTATCAGCAGGAAGTTATACGGTAACTGTGACTGACGCTAACGGATGTTCGGCAACACGTAATTTCACAATCACCCAGCCACCAGCATTTAGTACTGCAACAGCTTCACAAACCAATGTATCTTGTAATGGTGGTTCTAATGGTTCGGCTTCAGTTTCTCCTTCTGGCGGAACACCAGGTTATACGTATTTTTGGTCACCTTCTGGTGGGACGGCTGCTACAGCTAGCGGTTTGGCTGCAGGAAGTTATACAGTAACTGTGACTGACGCTAACGGATGTTCGGCAACACGTAATTTCACAATCACCCAGCCACCAGCATTTAGTACTGCAACAGCTTCACAAACCAATGTATCTTGTAATGGTGGTTCGAATGGTTCTGCTTCAGTTTCTCCTTCTGGCGGAACACCAGGTTATACTTATTCTTGGTCACCTTCTGGTGGAACGGCTGCTACAGCTTCAGGACTATCTGCAGGAAGTTATACAGTAACTGTGACTGACGCTAACGGATGTTCAGCAACACGTAATTTTACAATCACCCAGCCACCAGCATTTAGTATTTCAACAGCTTCACAAACCAATGTATCTTGTAATGGTGGTTCGAATGGTTCGGCTTCAGTTTCTCCTTCTGGCGGTGCACCAGGTTATACTTATTCTTGGTCACCTTCTGGTGGAACGGCTGCTACAGCTTCAGGACTATCTGCAGGAAGTTATACAGTAACTGTGACTGACGCTAACGGATGTTCAGCAACACGTAATTTTACAATCACCCAGCCACCAGCATTTAGTATTTCAACAGCTTCACAAACCAATGTATCTTATAATGGTGGTTCGAATGGTTCGGCTTCAGTAGCTGTTTCTGGTGGAACAGCTGGATATACTTATTCTTGGGCACCAAGCGGTGGAACGGCTGCTACTGCAACTGGACTATCAGCAGGAACTTATACTGTGATGGTTACTGATGCAAACGCTTGTACAGCTACACAAAGTTTTACAATTACAGAACCTTCTGCTCTTATGGCAAATCCAGTAGCACAAACCAATTTATCTTGTAATGGTGGAACTAATGGTTCAGCTACAGTAGCTGTTTCTGGTGGAACAGCTGGATATACCTATTCTTGGACACCAAGTGGGGGAACAGCTGCTACTGCAACTGGACTATCAGCAGGTACTTATACTGTGACGGTTACTGATGCAAACGCTTGTACTGCTACTCAAAGTTTTACAATTACAGAACCTTCTGCTCTAGTAGCAACTCCTAGTGCTCAAACCAATGTATCTTGTAACGCTGGTTCTAATGGTTCAGTTACAGTAGCTGTTTCTGGTGGAAGTGGTCCATATACTTATTCTTGGGCGCCTAGTGGTGGTACAGCTCCTACGGCTACTGGACTATCAGTTGGTACTTACACTGTGACGGTTACTGATGCAAACGCTTGTACGGCTTCGCAAAGTTTTACAATTACACAGCCTTCAGAATTAAGTTTCACAACTACAACTCTACCTGGATACGATTATGGTACATTATACACTCAAACGCTTAATGCGTCAGGAGGTATTGGAACAAAAACGTATACAGTAACAGTTGGTAGTTTACCTTCAGGTTTTGTACTAGCATCAAATGGTACTATTACAGGAACTTCAACTCAGGTCGCTGATAGTAATTTTACTGTTACGGCTACTGATGAAAATAGTTGTACTACTTCCAAAAGTTATATTTTAAAATTAAACCAAATACCGATTACTGTTATACCTACTCCATCTCAAACGAAGGTATATGGACAAAACGATCCTATTTTAAAATTTAATGTAATTCCAAACTTATTGCCGGGAGATACTTTTACAGGAAATTTAACTAGAACTGCTGGTGAAAATATTGGTAGTTATGCTATCAATCAAGGTACACTTTCAGCTGGTGATAAATATTTAATTACTTATTTGGGAGCTAACTTTAGTATTACTGCGAAACCAATAACAGTAACTGCGAATGCTAAAACTAAAGTATATGGCACTGTAGATCCTACTCTTACTTATAGCTTTTCTCCAAGTTTAGTTAGTGGAGATACTTTTACAGGAGCTTTAACAAGAGTTGTTGGGGAGAATGTAGGAACTTATACAATTAATCAAAATACGTTAGCTTTAAATGCTAATTACAGCATTACGTTTGTAGACGCTACCTTTAGCATTACTAAAGCTGATCAACTGATCACTTGGAATCAAATTTTCGATTTAGGTTGCGAAGGTGAAACTACTGTTGTTTTAACAGCTACATCTAATACTGGTTTACCAGTAAGTTATACTTCCTCGAATAGTAACAGTGTTTCTGTTTCTGGAAATGCATTGAATTTGTTGAATTATGGTTCGGTAACTATTACCGCTTCTCAGTTAGGAAATAATAATTACAAGCCAGCTCCAATAGTTGTCTTACCACTTGTGAACAGACAGCCAAACTTAATTAGAAAACAATTTGAAGATATTATTTTCTTTGATAATAGTTCTAGGAGTTTTAAATCTTATAGCTGGTATAAAAATGGTGCTTTAGTTCCTAGTCAAACGAACCAGTATTTTAAAGAAAATGGTGCTTTGAATGGAACCTATTATGCAGTAGCTACTAAATTAGACGGAACATTAATCACTACCTGTCCATTAACTTTGTCTCCAACAGTAGAAGAAGAGTATATAAGGATTGCTCCAAACCCTGTTAGAGGTAATGCGGATTTTCAATTGATCACTAATGTTAGCTCTAGTAGATTACAAAATGCTCGTATTGAAATGTTTAATGCTATAGGAAGTTTGTTACTTACTGTAAATACTAATCAAAATACAGTTGATTTGAAGGCTCCAAATGTTCAGGGAATTTATATTGTAAAAATGACCTTAGCAAATGGTAAATATTTTACAAAAAACCTGCTAGTTAAAAATTAA
- a CDS encoding outer membrane beta-barrel protein — protein MKFNIKHILGITVFLISQGIAAQFYLGMQTGIGNIQSDVVGIQTGNRLGGAIKAGYIYSLNSHFGIGSGIEFSQYKQEVSSLESFATLNNFEVDPSTSAFVYSVTTANYMEKQTLHAIQIPFFVQYKTNINKGIDFNFRAGAKYFLPLNYKIKVTADYVNGTAYYPDVNLTIGNLPEYGFGGQGNYSASGEYNTKGILMSSFELGFTFDMGDNNALYAALFLENGYGSILKQNKDESYIGYNPTSVLNRKANGLYSTDKNAQIQPVAFGITFGWNFK, from the coding sequence ATGAAATTTAATATTAAACACATACTAGGAATTACAGTTTTTTTAATTTCTCAGGGGATAGCTGCTCAATTTTATCTAGGTATGCAAACAGGAATTGGTAATATTCAAAGTGATGTTGTGGGAATACAAACAGGGAATCGACTTGGAGGTGCTATAAAAGCTGGCTATATTTACTCTTTAAACAGTCATTTTGGTATTGGTTCAGGAATAGAGTTTTCACAATACAAACAAGAAGTATCGTCGCTTGAGTCTTTTGCAACATTGAACAATTTTGAAGTTGATCCTTCGACTTCTGCATTTGTGTATAGTGTTACAACAGCTAATTACATGGAAAAACAAACCTTACATGCTATCCAAATTCCATTTTTTGTGCAGTATAAAACAAACATTAATAAAGGAATTGATTTTAATTTTAGAGCTGGTGCTAAATATTTTTTACCGCTCAATTATAAAATTAAAGTAACTGCCGATTATGTGAACGGTACAGCTTATTATCCAGATGTCAACTTAACTATAGGTAACTTACCAGAGTACGGTTTTGGTGGTCAAGGTAATTATTCAGCATCAGGAGAATATAATACCAAAGGCATTTTAATGAGTTCTTTTGAGTTAGGATTTACATTTGATATGGGGGACAACAACGCACTGTATGCAGCACTATTTCTTGAAAATGGATATGGTTCGATACTTAAACAAAATAAGGATGAATCCTATATAGGGTACAATCCAACATCTGTTTTAAACAGAAAAGCAAATGGATTGTATAGTACTGACAAAAACGCTCAAATACAACCTGTTGCATTTGGTATAACATTTGGATGGAACTTTAAATAA
- a CDS encoding helix-turn-helix domain-containing protein, whose product MSAFINLFHILTGLFGLITVTIITLRYKLNRIINLYLIIIFLIVATKFLITGLIGLNIFLISSNFDSSYLPFFSICTPALYLYFKNIVADSKSFDKAELKHFILPLILGFCSILLNKFYLLTISSALIFSSIFILFHSFYILRTFQFLNKNIWYRKTGFFNINQQNSLLVQWTSFLFLFSCLLSIRLLTSLILGMIKNNYTYGQDYQWISGILLNLTYIKVLYNPKILYGYNALYKKIKKHRNSNLILHDLWIINPKEPITNSQDIILKEKISGHVTNYLQNIELLVLQYEFLRNPLVNLTDISNKLEIPKSHITFTFKYHSKVSFTEFKKIIRIYDAIHLIEKDYLKSNTLESLATKVGFSSYNPFFITFKDVTGNTPQLYNKEHLNS is encoded by the coding sequence GTGAGTGCATTTATTAATTTATTTCATATTCTAACTGGTCTTTTTGGACTTATTACTGTTACAATTATAACACTTCGATACAAATTAAATAGGATAATAAATTTGTATCTAATAATTATCTTTTTAATTGTGGCCACTAAATTTCTAATTACAGGATTGATAGGCTTAAACATATTTTTAATCTCCAGTAATTTCGATAGTTCATATTTGCCTTTTTTTAGTATCTGTACACCTGCTTTATATCTATATTTCAAAAATATTGTTGCTGATAGTAAATCATTCGATAAAGCAGAGTTAAAGCATTTTATCTTACCGCTCATATTAGGTTTTTGTAGTATTTTATTAAATAAATTTTATCTTCTAACTATTTCTTCAGCATTAATTTTTTCTTCCATTTTCATCTTATTTCACTCATTTTACATTTTAAGAACATTTCAATTTTTAAATAAAAATATTTGGTATCGGAAAACAGGATTTTTTAATATCAACCAACAAAATAGCTTACTAGTTCAATGGACTTCGTTTCTGTTCCTATTCAGCTGTTTGTTAAGCATACGCTTGTTGACCTCACTCATTTTGGGTATGATTAAAAATAATTATACATATGGGCAAGATTATCAATGGATTTCTGGCATACTACTAAATTTGACCTATATAAAAGTACTTTATAATCCCAAAATTTTATATGGCTATAATGCGCTTTATAAAAAAATAAAGAAACATCGAAATTCAAATTTGATTTTACATGACCTGTGGATTATTAATCCAAAAGAACCAATAACGAATAGTCAAGATATAATTCTGAAGGAAAAAATCTCAGGACACGTAACCAATTATTTACAAAACATAGAGTTATTAGTCCTCCAATATGAATTTTTAAGAAATCCTTTAGTTAACCTAACAGATATATCCAATAAATTAGAAATTCCAAAAAGCCATATAACTTTTACTTTTAAATATCATTCGAAAGTGAGTTTTACAGAATTTAAAAAAATTATACGTATTTATGATGCTATTCATCTAATTGAAAAAGATTATCTTAAATCAAATACATTAGAATCATTAGCAACAAAGGTGGGTTTTTCTTCCTATAACCCTTTTTTCATTACGTTCAAAGATGTTACAGGAAATACACCACAGCTCTATAATAAAGAGCATCTGAATTCGTAA